A portion of the Halodesulfovibrio aestuarii DSM 17919 = ATCC 29578 genome contains these proteins:
- a CDS encoding NAD(P)H-dependent flavin oxidoreductase, with translation MSFPTLKIGDIIANTPIIQGGMGVGISLSKLASAVANEGGIGVIAGAMIGMSEPDVGKNPLEANIRAMRKEIRKAKEMTKGVLGVNIMVALTNFADLVKTSLDEKIDVIFSGAGLPLDLPAYLKEYYEEHKEKAHTKLVPIVSSARAAKILCKKWASKYDYLPDAFVVEGPKAGGHLGFKAEQLEDPDFALEKVVSEVIDAVKEFEAKSGKTIPVIAAGGIYTGEDIKKFIEMGAAGVQMGTRFVATDECDADDRFKQAYVEATEEDVTVIKSPVGLPGRALKNKFVEDSRKGLKKPFKCPFECIHNCAHEQSPYCIAAALLNAKKGNLSRGFAFSGTNVHRIKEIIPVRKLIDSLRNEFSSTNK, from the coding sequence ATGTCATTTCCTACCTTGAAGATTGGCGACATTATTGCCAATACTCCTATTATTCAGGGAGGTATGGGCGTTGGAATTTCTCTTTCCAAGCTTGCTAGTGCCGTTGCCAATGAGGGAGGCATCGGAGTTATCGCTGGAGCTATGATCGGAATGAGTGAACCTGACGTAGGCAAAAATCCTTTGGAAGCAAACATCCGTGCAATGCGTAAAGAAATTCGTAAAGCAAAAGAGATGACCAAAGGCGTACTCGGAGTAAACATTATGGTTGCTCTTACAAACTTTGCCGACCTCGTAAAAACATCTCTTGATGAAAAAATCGACGTAATATTCTCTGGAGCAGGACTTCCTTTAGATTTACCTGCGTACTTGAAAGAATACTACGAAGAACACAAGGAAAAGGCTCACACTAAGCTTGTGCCTATCGTCTCATCAGCTCGCGCTGCTAAGATTCTTTGTAAAAAATGGGCATCCAAGTATGATTACCTGCCGGACGCTTTTGTGGTTGAGGGACCCAAAGCAGGCGGCCATCTTGGATTTAAAGCTGAACAGCTCGAAGACCCTGACTTCGCACTTGAAAAAGTTGTAAGTGAAGTCATCGATGCGGTTAAAGAGTTTGAAGCCAAATCAGGAAAAACCATTCCTGTTATCGCTGCAGGGGGCATCTACACCGGTGAAGATATTAAAAAATTCATCGAAATGGGTGCAGCAGGGGTACAGATGGGAACCAGATTTGTTGCCACAGATGAGTGTGATGCTGACGACCGCTTTAAACAAGCGTATGTTGAAGCAACAGAAGAAGACGTAACTGTCATCAAAAGCCCTGTCGGGCTTCCTGGTCGCGCTCTTAAAAACAAATTCGTTGAAGACTCCCGCAAGGGCCTTAAAAAGCCGTTCAAATGCCCATTTGAGTGTATTCACAATTGCGCACACGAACAAAGTCCGTACTGCATCGCTGCAGCACTGCTTAACGCTAAAAAAGGCAACCTTTCCCGAGGATTCGCATTCTCAGGCACGAACGTGCACCGTATTAAAGAAATCATTCCTGTTAGAAAGCTTATTGACTCTCTGCGAAATGAATTCTCATCTACCAATAAGTAG
- a CDS encoding PD-(D/E)XK nuclease family protein has product MHTQPFVIIPWQNDFISGLMKRMLADTNNNPGDALIIFPHSRPRKYLSDSLRFNEGLPKPFLMPQIFQVSDVFQMLRSELEPTPPHVIEVLDRVGLLMECIQDINKKDTFTSGPLQSLPLNDPQRFFPWGMRLNSLLEDFFNQNQTPEDYYHMEGQVVPFAAILLGQLGRIHDAYTEKLENRGWTTPGYDAFRVLQLLKESSTPVMSLSHKKIYIAGFYGLTGVEKELFRILHTEYGATIMIHSDAELTTGGHTHWACREHRKWISEWAAGMELCETPQEREQDLQLYEGFDLHSQLDAMEQKLLQQESISDTAVVLPDTGLMMPVLHHLPRKDVNISMGYPLWRSNLFQLLEVVLHLQENKRADGYYWKDIISLIRHPYIKMLTIGEERPFGVTLHNMEKELRRGKSYNTPFTIPFTRDDNATASEEEMQELLHRVLSYAITAWEEISTPSQLANTLADLCTVLLEHGGNLWERFPIDAESMYRIMRKVIPSLRECSLAHEEFSQSVLFTILREIIRGERVPFEADPLTGLQVLGMLESRLLHFKNVYVLDATENKLPGLPGNDPLLPDSLRSMLGLPDARHRESVAAYNFYRLIHGATNIHVLYQTGSERSGIFEEKHIRSRFVEELLWKEECKQGKLLKAGDAPLHSISYPVSTIKKDDHVIQRTSTINGRIEDFLAKPVSPSALNTYLNCPMQFYLERIGNLRPVDEVNEAEDFAAIGDLFHKVLEKFFTGYLHKETEFSKLDPEPLQRLFVQMLHESNIKQEVPYDSFVMLETAGKERLRRFLKNQPMAKIDSLEKRLIKTIGVDNKERSITGIADRIDIRDNTRVILDYKTGNIHKPDNGLWQDEFLMAQIRTWDGGVEDPLDQLAEKILNLQLPAYLYMMHNPKLTSSCDAGWVELKKDGKEHLFFEKIDDELHDEIITVHIPLILQFILRHIEKSPIIRPRKGRHCQWCTCTAGCSM; this is encoded by the coding sequence ATGCATACTCAACCATTTGTCATTATCCCTTGGCAGAACGATTTTATCTCCGGTCTAATGAAACGGATGCTTGCAGACACAAATAACAATCCAGGCGATGCGCTGATTATCTTCCCGCACTCCCGCCCGCGCAAATACCTCTCTGACAGCCTACGCTTTAATGAAGGACTGCCGAAGCCGTTTCTTATGCCCCAAATCTTTCAGGTAAGCGATGTTTTCCAAATGCTCCGTAGCGAACTGGAACCAACTCCGCCTCACGTGATCGAAGTGCTCGACCGCGTAGGTCTGTTGATGGAGTGTATTCAGGATATTAATAAAAAGGACACGTTCACCTCAGGTCCTCTTCAATCTTTGCCGCTTAACGATCCGCAGCGCTTTTTCCCATGGGGTATGCGTCTTAACTCATTGCTGGAAGATTTCTTCAATCAGAACCAAACACCGGAAGATTACTATCATATGGAAGGTCAGGTTGTTCCGTTTGCCGCAATCCTTCTCGGACAACTCGGACGCATCCATGATGCCTACACAGAAAAACTGGAAAATCGCGGCTGGACCACCCCGGGATATGACGCATTCCGTGTTCTGCAATTACTCAAAGAAAGCTCAACACCCGTCATGAGCCTTTCTCACAAGAAAATTTATATTGCAGGTTTCTATGGTCTCACAGGGGTAGAAAAAGAACTCTTCCGTATTTTGCACACAGAGTATGGTGCAACCATTATGATTCATTCTGATGCGGAGCTGACCACGGGAGGCCACACTCACTGGGCATGCCGAGAACATCGTAAATGGATTTCAGAATGGGCTGCCGGCATGGAGCTATGCGAAACGCCACAAGAGCGCGAACAGGATTTGCAACTCTACGAAGGATTCGACCTGCACTCCCAGCTGGATGCAATGGAACAAAAGCTCCTGCAACAGGAATCCATTAGCGACACCGCCGTGGTTCTGCCGGACACAGGACTGATGATGCCAGTGCTCCATCATCTACCACGAAAAGACGTGAACATATCCATGGGCTATCCGCTATGGCGTTCCAACTTATTCCAGTTGTTAGAAGTAGTTCTACATCTGCAAGAAAACAAACGTGCGGACGGCTATTATTGGAAAGACATTATTTCCCTTATCCGCCATCCCTACATCAAAATGCTGACAATCGGAGAAGAACGTCCGTTCGGTGTAACCCTGCATAATATGGAAAAAGAACTGCGTAGGGGTAAGAGCTATAATACCCCGTTCACTATTCCATTCACCCGTGATGATAACGCTACAGCATCTGAAGAAGAAATGCAGGAACTGCTGCACAGAGTTCTCTCATACGCCATCACCGCATGGGAAGAAATCTCTACTCCGTCACAGCTTGCCAATACTCTTGCCGACTTATGTACAGTACTTCTGGAACATGGCGGCAACCTGTGGGAACGATTCCCGATTGATGCCGAATCAATGTACCGCATCATGCGCAAGGTTATTCCATCCTTACGCGAATGCTCTCTTGCCCATGAAGAATTTTCACAAAGCGTGCTGTTCACCATTTTGCGAGAAATAATCCGCGGAGAACGTGTTCCGTTTGAAGCTGACCCGCTTACGGGTTTACAGGTTCTTGGCATGTTGGAATCCCGTCTGCTGCATTTTAAAAACGTTTACGTTCTGGATGCCACAGAAAACAAGCTTCCGGGCTTACCGGGAAATGACCCATTGCTACCGGACAGTCTGCGCTCCATGCTAGGCTTACCGGATGCCCGCCACCGTGAGAGTGTCGCAGCATACAACTTCTACCGTCTAATTCACGGAGCAACGAATATCCATGTGCTCTATCAGACAGGATCAGAACGAAGCGGTATCTTTGAAGAAAAGCACATCCGCTCACGCTTTGTAGAAGAACTTCTGTGGAAAGAAGAGTGCAAACAAGGCAAGCTGCTAAAAGCTGGAGACGCCCCATTGCATAGCATCAGCTACCCCGTTTCCACCATAAAAAAAGATGATCATGTCATCCAAAGAACTTCAACCATCAATGGCAGGATTGAAGACTTTTTAGCTAAGCCCGTGTCACCTTCCGCACTGAACACGTATTTGAATTGCCCAATGCAATTTTATCTGGAACGCATAGGTAATTTGCGCCCGGTAGACGAGGTTAATGAAGCCGAAGATTTTGCCGCCATCGGAGACTTATTCCATAAAGTTTTAGAAAAGTTTTTTACTGGATATCTGCACAAAGAAACCGAGTTCAGCAAACTTGATCCAGAGCCACTGCAACGTCTATTTGTACAAATGCTTCATGAATCCAATATCAAGCAGGAAGTGCCTTACGACTCCTTTGTTATGTTAGAAACAGCAGGCAAAGAACGCTTACGCCGTTTTCTAAAAAATCAGCCCATGGCAAAAATTGACTCTCTGGAAAAAAGACTTATTAAAACTATTGGAGTCGACAACAAAGAACGCTCCATAACAGGAATAGCTGACCGTATCGACATCAGGGACAATACGCGGGTTATTCTGGACTACAAGACAGGCAACATACATAAACCTGACAACGGGCTATGGCAGGATGAGTTCCTGATGGCACAAATCCGTACATGGGATGGCGGCGTTGAAGACCCGCTTGACCAATTAGCAGAGAAAATTCTTAACCTGCAGTTGCCTGCCTACTTGTACATGATGCACAATCCTAAGCTCACATCATCTTGTGACGCCGGATGGGTTGAATTAAAAAAGGACGGTAAGGAACATCTTTTCTTTGAAAAAATTGATGACGAACTCCACGATGAAATTATCACTGTGCACATCCCGCTTATTCTCCAGTTCATACTCAGACACATCGAAAAATCACCCATAATTCGACCTCGAAAGGGTCGCCATTGCCAATGGTGCACTTGCACTGCGGGCTGTTCTATGTAA
- a CDS encoding UvrD-helicase domain-containing protein codes for MLQQIKAAAGSGKTYTLTRQFLALLAGAAQDEQKEKNSACAIATTDGTFNWYEILAVTFTNKAATEMRERVIHSLKECALQLDPTNPAQGWDPRDAHRWVNRLLQRYSSLNIRTIDSLLNMLVRLGALDLSLPPDFEPIFDDTILFDPLYDQMLVRASQGGKESALLKDACESLLFHTDMNGFVTGDRLREKIHALMKHRLEHGALPDVDGDALRSWLVLLHEELTHSTTAVQKFLAEEGIKPAANFTKFLDKCLALSIFSSKLPSATYAKKPSIDDCVLKASKGKASADLHKAYADLCDTFAMLEVQGAILRKALELVPFINIAEPLAAEVETLQREKGVIPASQWPIYAQKVLSGEHAASEAFCRMGTRLTHLLIDEFQDTSKTQWKAIEPLAVECLAKEGTVVYVGDVKQAIYGWRGGDSDLFDGILNEDAIQAVAEDPERTTLDNNWRSSENVVLFNNDIFSRLEDEDTAKRIANDLIGKASAEVVDELAAEIMAGFSGAAQKVPPHKEGSGGLVKLYDIEAENTEALFESVHKKLKTLFVDDLQHRRKLRDIAMLVRTNGEANILANWLVEWGFPVITENSLCIADHPVVQQVVNLLTFLDYPLHDVAFWSVISGSELFGDLAGIDRTALDDWLATPRKGTLFNAFKADYPQIWEQWIAPFYSQAGLMSAYDTVREAFEHFDVFKRFPQDEIFLRRFLEIVHTAETNGLRSLSAFLTFWQEGGVEEKVPMPENLDAIRILTMHKSKGLEFPVVVIPFHHQMQQRPSGQETFTFNGEEILVPLCKELGDDYYRAVGKDCREQLHLLYVAWTRPVEELHAAITSTPTHERTSPLLKSLRVLLADYQDKMDEKGCITIGEAPESTLAEKQVETAEQTKLLPEHEDVLAWKPMHWLPRLKIFRNPLEEIIFDERRRGILVHTCLEHLRVLDTPQEDIHRAIQHGMREYPLPMENRAEVEEELTDMLLWLTTLPDFTKWQHFGRPEQGIMDEHGNQHRADLLVREPDAITIIEYKTGGHDPAHKQQVRRYLNLLNAMPAYDNCTLLGTIIYLDSRETVDVTLSTGA; via the coding sequence ATGCTCCAACAGATCAAAGCTGCTGCCGGTTCCGGCAAGACATACACTCTCACACGCCAATTTTTAGCACTCCTCGCCGGAGCAGCACAGGATGAACAAAAAGAAAAAAATTCTGCCTGTGCCATTGCAACCACTGACGGAACGTTCAATTGGTATGAAATTCTTGCCGTTACCTTCACCAACAAAGCTGCAACAGAAATGCGTGAGCGTGTTATCCATTCTCTTAAGGAGTGTGCTCTACAACTCGACCCGACTAATCCTGCACAGGGATGGGATCCCCGCGATGCCCACCGCTGGGTAAACAGACTGCTACAGCGCTACTCTTCGCTCAATATCCGCACCATCGACAGTCTGCTGAACATGCTGGTACGCCTTGGTGCCCTTGATCTGTCCTTGCCACCAGATTTTGAACCAATTTTTGACGACACAATCCTCTTTGATCCTCTCTATGACCAGATGCTTGTCCGGGCATCACAGGGCGGAAAAGAAAGCGCGCTGCTGAAAGACGCATGCGAGTCTTTGCTCTTTCATACTGACATGAATGGATTTGTAACAGGTGACAGGCTGCGTGAAAAAATTCATGCCCTGATGAAACACCGTCTGGAGCACGGAGCATTACCGGATGTTGACGGGGATGCACTACGCAGCTGGCTTGTTCTGCTTCACGAAGAGCTTACCCACAGCACAACAGCTGTACAAAAATTTCTCGCAGAAGAAGGCATAAAACCTGCTGCAAACTTTACGAAGTTTTTAGATAAATGCCTTGCTCTCTCTATATTCTCATCCAAACTGCCTTCTGCCACGTATGCGAAAAAGCCTTCAATTGATGACTGCGTGCTGAAAGCTTCTAAAGGCAAAGCATCTGCTGACTTGCATAAAGCATATGCAGATCTGTGTGACACCTTTGCCATGCTGGAAGTACAAGGCGCTATTCTCCGCAAAGCCTTAGAGCTTGTTCCGTTTATCAATATTGCAGAACCACTCGCCGCTGAGGTGGAAACATTGCAACGGGAAAAAGGTGTTATTCCTGCTTCCCAATGGCCTATCTATGCGCAAAAAGTGCTTAGCGGAGAACATGCAGCATCTGAAGCTTTCTGCCGAATGGGTACACGTCTTACTCACCTGCTTATTGATGAATTTCAGGACACATCCAAAACACAATGGAAAGCTATTGAGCCTCTCGCTGTTGAGTGTCTCGCAAAAGAAGGTACTGTTGTTTACGTTGGTGATGTAAAACAGGCTATCTACGGTTGGCGCGGTGGGGATTCCGACCTTTTTGACGGCATTTTGAATGAGGATGCTATTCAGGCCGTTGCCGAAGATCCGGAACGAACAACACTTGATAACAACTGGCGCAGTAGTGAAAATGTAGTTCTCTTCAACAACGACATCTTCTCACGTCTTGAGGACGAAGACACTGCAAAGCGTATTGCCAATGACCTGATCGGCAAAGCTTCCGCAGAGGTTGTGGACGAGCTTGCGGCTGAAATTATGGCGGGCTTTTCCGGTGCAGCACAGAAAGTTCCACCACACAAAGAAGGTAGTGGCGGCCTTGTAAAATTGTATGACATTGAAGCAGAGAACACTGAAGCCTTGTTTGAGTCGGTTCACAAAAAACTAAAAACACTTTTTGTGGATGACTTACAGCACCGACGGAAACTAAGAGATATTGCAATGCTGGTTCGCACTAACGGTGAAGCAAACATACTGGCGAATTGGCTTGTGGAATGGGGCTTTCCAGTTATTACTGAGAACAGCCTCTGCATTGCAGACCATCCAGTTGTTCAACAAGTGGTCAACCTGCTTACTTTTCTTGATTATCCACTTCACGATGTTGCGTTCTGGTCAGTGATCAGCGGTTCAGAACTATTCGGAGATCTGGCAGGAATAGACAGGACTGCACTCGATGACTGGCTCGCTACTCCGCGCAAGGGAACACTTTTCAACGCATTTAAGGCCGACTATCCACAAATATGGGAACAATGGATTGCTCCATTCTATTCTCAGGCAGGCTTAATGAGTGCCTATGACACTGTACGTGAAGCTTTCGAACATTTCGACGTATTCAAACGTTTCCCGCAGGATGAAATTTTCCTGCGCCGTTTCTTAGAGATTGTACACACAGCAGAAACAAACGGGCTACGTTCCCTTTCAGCCTTCCTCACCTTCTGGCAGGAAGGCGGTGTAGAAGAAAAAGTTCCTATGCCGGAAAATCTGGACGCTATCCGCATTCTTACCATGCATAAATCAAAGGGACTTGAGTTTCCTGTAGTTGTCATCCCATTCCATCATCAAATGCAGCAACGTCCTTCCGGGCAGGAGACTTTCACATTCAACGGAGAAGAAATTCTTGTCCCTCTGTGTAAAGAACTAGGGGACGACTACTACCGTGCTGTGGGTAAAGATTGCCGCGAACAACTGCACCTGCTTTACGTTGCATGGACACGCCCTGTTGAAGAGTTACACGCAGCCATCACATCGACTCCAACACACGAGCGCACTTCTCCGCTCCTTAAAAGCTTACGCGTATTGCTTGCTGACTATCAGGACAAGATGGACGAAAAAGGATGCATCACCATTGGTGAAGCTCCTGAAAGCACCCTTGCGGAAAAACAGGTTGAAACCGCAGAGCAAACTAAACTGCTACCGGAGCACGAAGATGTCCTCGCATGGAAACCGATGCATTGGCTGCCGCGTTTAAAAATTTTCCGTAACCCGCTGGAAGAAATTATCTTTGACGAACGCCGTCGCGGTATCCTCGTCCATACATGTCTAGAACACCTACGCGTTCTAGATACCCCACAGGAAGACATTCATCGTGCCATTCAACATGGTATGCGTGAATATCCGCTACCAATGGAAAACAGAGCCGAAGTAGAAGAAGAACTGACGGACATGCTGCTCTGGCTCACCACCCTGCCTGACTTTACCAAATGGCAACACTTCGGCAGACCGGAACAAGGCATTATGGACGAACACGGTAATCAGCACAGAGCCGACTTACTGGTGCGCGAACCGGACGCCATTACTATTATTGAATACAAAACAGGCGGCCACGACCCTGCACATAAACAGCAGGTGCGCCGTTACCTTAATTTACTGAATGCCATGCCGGCATATGACAACTGCACACTGCTGGGCACCATTATTTACCTTGATTCACGCGAAACCGTAGACGTTACCCTTTCCACCGGAGCCTAA
- a CDS encoding ATP-dependent 6-phosphofructokinase — protein MPKKHAQYNDVTISTTIPTLGCPKIPSPLSACKFETDTRGVEFFLDNELQEEITGEPIPLHFEKAGPRQHVFFDTPKTKCAIVTCGGLCPGINEVIRSIVMAAFHNYHVSSVLGIKYGLEGFIPKYGHDVIELTPEMIAHIHLLGGTILGSSRGPQSTEEIVDALERLNISCLFMIGGDGTMKAACAIVDEVTKRQLKISVIGVPKTIDNDIDFIPQTFGFETAVDKATEAIQCAHTEAQGSMNGIGLVKLMGRESGFIAAHASLSLKEVNYVLIPEKEFYLHGENGLLKDLEERLLARRHAVIVIAEGAGQHLLSDTNLKDASGNKVLGDIMGFLKEEIHAYLNERNIPHSLKLIDPSYIIRSVPANANDRVYCGFLGQNAVHAAMAGKTSMVVSKLMDRFIHLPLRLVTRKRRKLNTHSDYWRAVMESTGQSTLLDFEHTVLISEPCSIDEK, from the coding sequence ATGCCCAAAAAGCACGCACAATATAATGATGTTACGATTTCAACTACTATCCCCACTCTAGGATGCCCAAAAATTCCATCCCCTCTATCCGCATGCAAGTTCGAGACGGACACACGTGGTGTCGAGTTTTTTCTAGACAATGAACTGCAGGAAGAAATTACAGGCGAGCCAATCCCGCTTCATTTTGAAAAAGCAGGCCCACGCCAGCATGTATTTTTTGATACCCCTAAAACAAAATGTGCAATTGTAACCTGTGGCGGACTATGCCCCGGCATCAACGAAGTTATCCGCTCCATCGTTATGGCGGCATTTCATAATTATCACGTAAGCAGCGTCCTTGGTATCAAGTACGGGCTGGAAGGCTTTATCCCTAAATACGGACACGACGTTATTGAACTTACGCCAGAAATGATTGCCCATATCCACCTGCTAGGAGGCACAATCCTCGGGTCTTCCCGAGGGCCACAGTCTACTGAGGAAATTGTAGACGCATTGGAACGCCTCAACATTAGCTGTCTGTTCATGATCGGCGGCGACGGAACCATGAAAGCCGCATGTGCAATCGTCGACGAGGTAACCAAACGTCAGCTGAAAATTTCAGTTATCGGGGTTCCTAAAACCATTGATAATGATATCGATTTTATTCCACAGACCTTCGGATTTGAAACTGCTGTCGATAAGGCAACAGAAGCTATCCAATGTGCACATACGGAAGCACAAGGCTCTATGAACGGCATTGGCCTTGTTAAACTCATGGGACGCGAATCCGGCTTCATAGCAGCCCATGCATCACTATCTCTCAAAGAAGTAAACTATGTGCTCATTCCAGAAAAAGAGTTTTATCTGCACGGTGAAAATGGGCTGCTTAAAGATCTGGAAGAACGCCTGCTAGCTCGTCGTCATGCTGTTATTGTTATAGCAGAAGGCGCAGGACAGCATCTGCTTTCCGACACAAACTTAAAAGATGCCTCAGGAAACAAAGTTCTGGGGGACATCATGGGATTCCTCAAAGAGGAAATCCATGCTTATCTGAACGAGCGCAACATACCTCATTCCCTGAAACTTATTGATCCAAGCTACATTATCCGCTCTGTACCTGCTAACGCCAACGACAGAGTTTATTGCGGATTCCTCGGGCAGAATGCAGTGCATGCCGCCATGGCTGGAAAAACATCAATGGTTGTGTCGAAACTTATGGACAGATTCATACATCTTCCATTACGCCTCGTAACCCGAAAACGTCGTAAACTTAATACTCACTCAGACTACTGGCGTGCAGTTATGGAATCTACAGGACAATCAACACTTCTTGATTTTGAACATACCGTCCTTATCAGCGAGCCTTGCTCGATTGATGAAAAGTAA
- the pdxA gene encoding 4-hydroxythreonine-4-phosphate dehydrogenase PdxA, whose product MPKKTLLITLGDANGLGPELACRLFGQDIFIAAKRPIIMIGSAASLLVHTERLNMDPFWETIESPREIISKAYGVYLYEPPSIRNIPVTVGQATKEGGFIAGESLQAACQCITDGIATGMVTLPLHKAMLQEAGFDFPGHTEFLARYAGLGDDEVCMHLCGDILRVSLVTTHPPLRDVADMITEERLLRTFRLTDAFMKQIGHGDRPIAVCGLNPHAGESGKIGTEDQEIVEPAVRKAQEMGMNIEGPFPADTLFHKAARGVYSSVVAMYHDQGLAPLKLLHFSEAVNVTLGLPFVRTSVDHGTGFDIVGKDIAHTNSFREAIRLAILMLEGDEL is encoded by the coding sequence ATGCCAAAAAAAACGCTTCTTATTACACTTGGTGATGCAAATGGACTCGGGCCGGAGTTGGCCTGCCGTCTGTTTGGTCAAGATATCTTTATCGCGGCGAAGCGTCCGATAATAATGATCGGCTCGGCTGCCTCTTTGCTGGTGCATACCGAGCGACTCAATATGGACCCGTTTTGGGAGACGATCGAGTCTCCGCGTGAGATTATAAGTAAGGCATACGGGGTCTATCTGTATGAACCTCCTTCAATCCGCAATATTCCAGTTACAGTTGGTCAAGCAACTAAAGAAGGTGGTTTTATTGCGGGTGAGTCTTTGCAGGCCGCTTGTCAGTGCATTACCGATGGTATTGCCACAGGTATGGTGACCTTGCCCTTGCATAAAGCAATGTTGCAGGAAGCAGGGTTTGATTTTCCGGGGCATACAGAGTTTTTAGCACGATATGCGGGGCTTGGTGATGATGAAGTCTGCATGCATTTGTGTGGTGACATTTTGCGGGTAAGCCTCGTAACAACACATCCTCCGCTCCGTGATGTTGCAGATATGATTACTGAAGAGCGTTTGTTGCGAACCTTCAGGCTGACTGATGCTTTTATGAAGCAAATAGGGCACGGAGACCGGCCAATAGCTGTATGTGGTTTAAATCCGCATGCTGGTGAATCCGGCAAGATCGGTACTGAGGATCAGGAGATTGTTGAGCCAGCTGTGCGTAAAGCTCAGGAAATGGGTATGAATATTGAAGGTCCGTTTCCTGCTGATACCTTGTTCCACAAGGCTGCACGCGGTGTATATTCTTCTGTAGTGGCTATGTATCATGATCAAGGACTTGCTCCTCTGAAATTGCTCCACTTCTCAGAAGCCGTTAACGTGACTCTCGGCTTGCCGTTTGTGCGTACATCGGTCGATCATGGTACGGGCTTCGACATTGTAGGCAAAGACATTGCCCATACAAATAGTTTCAGAGAAGCCATACGCCTTGCGATTTTAATGCTGGAAGGCGATGAACTGTAA